The following proteins are co-located in the Enoplosus armatus isolate fEnoArm2 chromosome 8, fEnoArm2.hap1, whole genome shotgun sequence genome:
- the LOC139288563 gene encoding uncharacterized protein translates to MENGSLQLQCDKKEITAHIGGEFMFICEYDTNRFLFSKKYWCRGDSRSTCEILVDSEGGTKTKNTHRSHIIDARRRGLFVKVTNLQFDDTGMYWVGIDKIYADIMTSVNVVITEVNQYITCSFVPVPVSKPRLWPLSSLRDRPTCWGQPVTMRCGCTKGTAVRYTWYQNTHHKDVLLHHSSDLRLRCGALDKDSDYYCTASNDISSQGSDVLSVQVLMPADSSCIYVINMQGFDFGDP, encoded by the exons ATGGAGAATG GAAGTCTTCAGCTCCAGTGTGATAAAAAGGAGATCACAGCACATATTGGTGGTGAATTCATGTTTATCTGCGAGTATGACACAAACCGATTCCTGTTCAGTAAAAAGTACTGGTGCCGAGGGGACTCCAGAAGCACCTGTGAGATTTTGGTGGATTCAGAAGGTGGTactaaaaccaaaaacacacataggTCTCACATAATAGATGCAAGAAGAAGAGGGCTGTTTGTGAAAGTCACGAATCTCCAGTTTGACGACACTGGAATGTACTGGGTTGGGATTGACAAAATATATGCTGACATCATGACTTCAGTTAATGTGGTTATCACTGAAG TGAACCAATATATCACTTGCTCTTTTGTGCCAGTTCCAGTATCAAAACCCAGACTTTGGCCCTTGAGCTCTCTGAGGGACAGGCCAACATGTTGGGGGCAGCCCGTGACCATGCGCTGTGGTTGTACAAAGGGCACTGCCGTTCGTTACACCTGGTATCAAAACACCCACCACAAGGACGTCCTGCTTCACCACTCATCAGACTTACGGCTACGCTGTGGCGCACTGGATAAGGACAGTGATTATTACTGTACTGCCAGTAATGACATAAGCAGCCAGGGGAGTGATGTCCTCTCTGTGCAGGTTCTGATGcctgcagacagcagctgtATATATGTCATTAATATGCAGG GatttgactttggtgacccctaG